From a region of the Besnoitia besnoiti strain Bb-Ger1 chromosome I, whole genome shotgun sequence genome:
- a CDS encoding AP2 domain transcription factor APVIIb-1/ADA2-B (encoded by transcript BESB_001820) — MRTRAEREGKESRAEGDRRRGARDGSQRDRERVSGEEEENDALPESASGRKHAHEDGSDAGAEEEGQAGRRPGARATRKPRVAVRLDLRAVGDSEARERDDLSELVGAPGGARTHSPASNLPACGSRSEGSSCLFFSPTSSLSPPNGQPVRSASGSAASAEPPRGQAASPRGTRQSLLAASPPTASPCSEDARSPVPPLPSLAACAASERDRLSPLSQESPPSRALAPTTPGASSKAWFEPPKRQGGRGRGDEAERAASPCDEKAPALPAETPAAPSAFSSPPSLSAAAVNGSRGPSSRAAAHGRQNWARARPRENGRFVKRQGAEDASPSLACSSSPSSPLSASSPPPVSSSSCSPPVFGSLPSASSAAARGLRARMRTTGSRGGDGARRRRTLLSRAHAAAPDEEDSGAEDREEVEESERNRRAEGNPPRAPSRAGVVTRSSSIAASSAAAPAGNAPSSPMVLASTPAPAATAGASLSSMRRGERETLELSSSGSSRASRSALARSSSPVPPPARVSSLHSDAPEDEARAPHTRRGKHRGDGEDTEKPPRGDAEDARGETPTQGATRPVLSFSPSSPARKKQPEADNARLFGARWRINVQTGLKELDPELLGVDFHCNVCGRDVSVGQWRVRCAECDDFDLCLFCFARGRETGTHLNTHAYRPVPPNREEIFAPNWTADEEQMLLEGVSRFGLGNWNEVANLVNRVALRTKTKQQCEQHYMSVYIDSGGVPDSRGEPRSSAASPEAGGTAAESAPSSLVFSPALRRSDASARSDGETLAPRLEGAVAKAGCGGKDTEKGPQTNSTGGEGVTATPAATRAALGSTQGDTRGGGALAGLGALTRRAGGPGGEGVTVTSERRGAAAKESDSTRATDEIESEEELTLQELQEESTSWHPPWIAKPVPPQPHHNNIQGYLPLRGDFDVEHDNNAEALLADMAIEPQEPPADKALKLSVVEAYNCRLDERIYRKRTVLWRHWDDPKVANKERSLSLLERVYWQQLRPVQRFHNDSEHTALVRSLATYAEAMERCRLLKEWRSLDLRTLQHVMAYEAEKQRRSASQASGAWAALFPAASAATGGSSASLASPSLGAGGDGERAGLLRQSPRRRETGDARAMPSGAREAALRANGSPSPPPSDDLQSVSASPEGPRPRDRKTRLALGASPSPSTSEEGSEEATGDKDGSEHSVADRAENAGEATSRVRSHKKRDRNETDGDADAHKACSEPPEVELCNALRLPPLLFDLVLRALAAQAQVLPAVHRGVLRKKRKKVGTVGSLWDFDVRLDVEQKSGVSSGVEGPVGGSLAPSRVGAGAGERTASPFAPAFASATPGAAAGGPPRAAGVFAASDREPSEAAGASSQRVAAGDAERAASVAAQTLTGPASREFAGDTALAESGSLPLQQAGAVRRHESCSSPPSSASRAPLPGPRSAAAFNAAAAASRRGSPALWQGASAAARNAPAVPEPCSQAHPCAFFAAGASAPGVGALNAFGAAQVPSQLEFQRHLLQRQGAAAAGGSAYPQDRTSQVFSLSPQGYPSRPPSSLVTSSAPDALFPLASPAAPPTPSPFAFARAPTGRTPFAGAAAGEAQMPLSQTYLQFSRRGMAPQQAAFSPWTSGGNERLPPPGVSPHHLHSSPYLAQGGAALDVASSLSAYGAATLGPAGGSVARMGFYGTTRGPPPHMAGAAAYERYGSRGYGPYAGAGAFGPPTASPAAAGSAALQRLQHYQQQQNLVAQGERAGLGTSAGSYNMLSHAGAAVLSGSFPSAGALRAPGVEGGGLGFPGSSSSLPPHAGGEGGPYAQAPSPFFTGYGHPSSLSSSSLGGYGSAAGPGVPARHSAFSGLPLAAHQSGLPHAASSWLSGGGAHALSSQSGAAYPRGRDAAAADAESLIDGRGLVAASKRQETAVPAAARLFQRESHMGSCCPSTWASGAADIIQPSNGGDRDAAYTERLRESEAQTWSAGDEDGAGGGEVGAAPLPGNGGGPETDAECDVSGEEGRRGKKPEGVAREGAPATGESESSRASACAAARSSLPSSSAPTCEPGGAATGAEDGARRRSGEAREPPREYAQTLERESWKEFVLHRLLPRVRGIHYDSAAHQWVAHWPAPASTVPGSGPAGASGGVSGVPERVVSSGPGRQETRDGNTLSLAFSVKRLGFEGAWFKACEARRKEAERMQDLALVAEIRTAETSAPSIFAALQDELPSLPFSSSDLASVFAGVPSGGLNGGAARHSSEPCGLPTPFGLQKRGDGRGCEEKREPHSHSRLAADDAGNDGDLVEPRTIRGLRAGATVLMQDGEALTRTKGDSSVSLKQSDQPSRAAEETLRTRPDGLLPLRAAWPGHGGLSHGASDLRAHGKGLLEIGSGPYGASAAPGEAPAQQNPHSLLLPSAMCGSGARRCLQAGLDRQSGVPSPFHTHGVGDRPQGGPCLGPWGGRGGAPAVGVSLVGLRSLMPPHASLAPGALPAAEGQTGKALASAGGLLVHGDDGERRGTLLRAGMPSRHAGLTARDVLQAFSADGDFPVLLRKAEDTQGTLVNGSAPSASRSATALSPAPPPSGGGRVRGGLTCGPRGGGIPAHPQCEAGASGTGPGDRRPGGNSSAAVESAMEREGHSARSEPLLAWSDDDDGPSSRARTPASGGAAERDPRPSAQPHSPRHVGEGAGGRGDEASLAAAAGAQVFMPSRMNGTGTGEGDAQASSSSLRPPVSPSSWLDSTCGLQRPLLARRLEEGGRLEARAARTRSRSVPGGLTTRRATRRPRITCASRASPPIRREPDASEEGATRWCLRRLAPPGTRLQAAKER, encoded by the exons CTCGCAggagtcgccgccgtcccGCGCGCTGGCACCTACGACTCCAGGAGCTTCTTCGAAGGCGTGGTTCGAGCCGCCAAAGCGTcagggggggagaggaaggggCGATGAAGCTgaacgcgcggcgtctccctgcgacgagaaggcgcctgctctgccggcggagacgcccgccgcgccctccgccttctcctcgcctccgtcgctctctgctgcggccgtcaacggcagcagagggccctcgtcgcgggcggcagcgcacgGTAGGCAAAActgggcgagggcgcgcccgcgagagaaCGGCCGGTTTGTGAAGCGccagggcgcggaggacgcgtcgccgtcgctggcgtgctcctcctcgccgtcgtctccgctctctgcgtcctcgcctcccccggtctcttcgtcttcctgctCGCCCCCCGTTTTTGGCTCGttgccctctgcgtcgtcggcagctgcgcgcggcctgcgcgcgcggatgCGAACTACCGGCTCCCGAGGTGGCGACGGtgcgcgcagaagacgcaccTTGCTTTcgcgcgcccacgccgctgcacccgacgaggaagacagcggcgcagaggaccgAGAAGAAGTCGAGGAAAGCGAGAGAAACCGACGTGCCGAGGGCAACCCCCCGCgagcgccctcgcgcgccggcgttgTCACGCGCTCGTCTTCGATCGCCGcatcctccgccgccgcgcctgcgggcaaTGCGCCGTCCTCTCCCATGGTGCTCGCCTCGAcccccgcgccggccgcgacagctggcgcgtctctgtcttcgatgcggagaggcgaacgaGAGACACTCGAGCTGTCCTCCTCcggctcctcgcgcgcgtctcgttcAGCCCTCGCCAGGTCGTCGTCGCCAgtccctccccccgcccgtgtctcttcgctccACAGCGACGCtccagaagacgaggcgcgagcccctcacacgaggcgcggaaagcaccgtggcgacggagaggacaCGGAGAAACCgccacgcggcgacgccgaagacgccagAGGCGAAACGCCGACCCAGGGCGCCACGCGCCCCGTCCTCTCgttctcgccctcgtcgcccgcgcgcaagAAACAACCGGAAGCCGACAATGCccgtctcttcggcgccaGATG GCGCATTAACGTGCAGACGGGTTTGAAGGAATTAGATCCCGAGCTGCTCGGCGTGGACTTCCACTGCAACGTTTGCGGCCGCGACGTGAGCGTTGGGCAGTGGCGCGTGCGGTGCGCAGAGTGCGACGACTTCGATTtgtgtctcttctgctttgcgcgcggccgcgaaacCGGGACGCATCTGAACACACACGCCTACCGGCCTGTCCCGCCGAACCGGGAAGAAATCTTCGCTCCAA ACTGgacggcagacgaagagcaGATGCTGCTGGAAGGCGTCAGCCGCTTCGGCCTCGGCAACTGGAAT GAAGTCGCGAACTTGGTTAATCGGGTGGCGCTTCGCACCAAGACGAAGCAGCAGTGCGAGCAGCACTACATGAGCGTCTACATCGACTCGGGGGGCGTCCCAGACTCTcggggcgagccgcgctcgTCAGCGGCCTCTCCGGAAGCCGGTGGCACAGCAGCCGAGAGCGCGCCTTCCAGCCTTGTTTTCTCTCCCGCCCTCAGACggagcgacgcctccgcacgcagcgacggcgagacgctCGCCCCGCGTCTCGAGGGAGCTGTGGCGAaggccggctgcggcggcaaaGATACCGAAAAGGGGCCCCAGACGAACAGCACGGGCGGCGAGGGTGTCACCGCGACTCCCGCCGCGACTCGCGCCGCCTTGGGCTCCACGCAAGGGGACacgaggggcggcggggcgctcgcgggcctgGGTGCCCTGAcacggcgcgcaggcggaccTGGTGGCGAGGGCGTGACAGTCACCTccgagcgaagaggagcggccgcgaaggaaagcgacagcacgcgcgcgacggatGAAATCGAATCCGAAGAAGAGCTGACCCTGCAGGAACTTCAGGAGGAAAGCACCTCTTGGCATCCGCCGTGGATCGCAAAGCCCGTGCCTCCTCAGCCGCACCACAACAACATCCAGGG GTACCTGCCGCTACGAGGCGACTTCGACGTCGAGCACGACAAcaacgccgaggcgctctTAGCCGACATGGCGATCGAGCCTCAGGAGCCGCCGGCCGACAAGGCGCTCAAGCTCAGCGTCGTGGAGGCGTATAACTGCCGCCTCGACGAGCGCATCTACCGGAAGCGAACGGTGCTGTGGAGGCACTGGGACGACCCAAAAGTCGCAAACAAAGAG AGGagtctgtctctgcttgaGCGCGTCTACTGGCAGCAGCTGAGGCCTGTGCAGCGCTTCCACAACGATTCCGAACACACTGCCCTCGTCCGCTCGCTGGCGACGTACGCCGAGGCGATggagcgctgccgcctcctcaaAGAGTGGCGCAGTCTCGACTTGCGCACGCTCCAACACGTGATG GCGTACGAggccgagaagcagcggcgaagcgcctcgcaggcctcaGGCGCCTGGGCGGCCCTGTtccccgccgcgtcggccgcAACTGGCGGCAGCTCagcttcgctcgcctctccgtcgctcggcgcggggggcgacggcgagcgcgcgggccttctgcggcagtcgccgaggaggcgcgagaccggcgacgcgcgcgcgatgccctcgggcgcgagggaggcggcgttGCGCGCCAACGGAAgtccgtctcctccgccttccgaCGACTTGCAGAgtgtctcggcgtcgccagagGGCCCGCGTCCCCGAGACAGGAAGACACGgctggcgctcggcgcctcgccctcgccgtcgacctCCGAGGAGGGtagcgaagaggcgacgggGGACAAAGACGGAAGCGAGCACAGCGTCGCAGACAGGGCGGAGAACGCCGGAGAGGCAACGAGCCGCGTCCGTAGTCATAAAAAGAGAGATCGGAACGAGAcggacggagacgcggacgctCACAAGGCGTGCAGCGAACCGCCCGAAGTCGAGCTTTGCAAcgccctgcggctgccgccgctgctcttcGACCTCGTGCTGcgagcgctcgcggcgcaggcgcaggtgcTCCCTGCCGTGCACCGAGGCGTgctgagaaaaaaacggaaaaaagtCGGCACcg TTGGAAGCTTGTGGGACTTCGACGTGCGGCTGGACGTTGAGCAGAAGAGCGGCGTGTCCAGCGGCGTGGAAGGTCCTGTGGGCGgctccctcgcgccgtcacgtgtcggcgccggcgcaggggaGCGTAcggcctcgcccttcgcgcctgcgttcgcgtccgcgacaccgggagctgcggcgggcggccccccgcgggctgcaggcgtcttTGCCGCGTCGGACAGAGAGccgagcgaggccgcaggcgcgtcgtcgcagcGAGTTGCGGCGGGGGACGctgagcgcgccgcctcggtcGCTGCTCAGACGCTCACGGggcccgcgtcgcgcgagttCGCAGGGGACACGGCTTTGGCAGAGTccggctcgctgccgctgcaacAAGCGGGCGCGGTGCGGCGGCACGAGtcctgcagctcgccgccttcctctgcgtcgcgagcTCCACTGCCGGGTCCACGGAGTGCAGCGGCTTTCaacgcagcggccgccgcgtctcgtcgcGGATCTCCGGCGCTGTGGCAGGGCGCTTCCGCAGCGGCCAGAAACGCGCCCGCAGTTCCGGAGCCCTGTTCGCAAGCCCACCCCTGTGCGTTTTTCGCAGCCggggcgtctgcgccagGCGTGGGAGCGCTGAACGCGTTTGGGGCGGCTCAAGTGCCTTCGCAGCTGGAGTTCCAGAggcatctgctgcagcgacagggggcggcagcggccggcggGAGCGCGTATCCGCAGGACAGGACTTCGCaggtcttctcgctctcgccacAGGGATATCCGTCGCGccctccgtcgtcgctggtCACGTCGTCCGCCCCAGACGCGCTCTTCCCCCTGGcgtcccctgcggcgcctccgacTCCGTCGCCCTTCGCTTTCGCACGTGCGCCAACTGGAAGGACCCCGTTCGCCGGGGCGGCCGCTGGGGAGGCTCAAATGCCCCTCTCGCAGACGTATCTGCAGTTCTCGCGGCGAGGCATGGCGCCCCAGCAAGCCGCCTTCTCACCCTGGACCTCGGGCGGCAACGAGCGGCTGCCCCCCCCTGGTGTCTCTCCGCACCATCTGCACTCGTCGCCCTACCTCGCtcagggcggcgcagcgctggacgtggcgtcgtcgctgtcggcctacggcgccgccacgctgGGGCCTGCGGGAGGCTCAGTCGCCCGCATGGGCTTCTACGGCACCACCAGAGGACCTCCCCCTCACatggctggcgccgccgcctacGAGCGGTACGGCTCCAGGGGCTACGGCCCgtacgcgggcgcgggggcctTCGGGCCTCCGACCGCTtctccggcggccgcgggctccgcggcgctgcagcggctgcaacactaccagcagcagcagaatcTTGTGGCACAAGGGGAGCGTGCAGGTTTGGGGACTTCCGCAGGTTCCTACAACATGTTGTctcacgcaggcgcggcggtccTGAGCGGCTCGTTCCCGAGTGCGGGGGCGCTCAGGGCCCCAGgagtggagggcggcggactTGGCTTTCCgggctcctcttcttcgcttccgccgcatgcaggaggcgaaggaggcccGTACGcccaggcgccttcgccttttttCACGGGGTATGGACAcccgtcttctctctcttcttcgtcgcttgGGGGCTACGGATCTGCGGCAGGCCCCGGCGTGCCTGCTCGGCACTCCGCATTCAGCGGTttgccgctcgccgcgcaccAGAGTGGCCTGCCACACGCTGCTTCGTCCTGGCTCTCCGGGGGAGGGGCGCACGCTTTGTCGTCTcaaagcggcgccgcgtacccgcgcggaagagatgcggctgcagcggacgcggagagtTTGATCGACGGCCGGGGCCTGGTCGCAGCGAGCAAGCGACAGGAGACGGCCGttcccgcggcagcgcggctctTCCAGCGCGAGAGCCACATGGGGAGCTGCTGCCCGAGCACCTGGGCGTCCGGAGCGGCGGACATCATCCAGCCCTCGAATGGCGGCGACAGGGACGCTGCGTACACAGAGAGactgcgagagagcgaggcgcagacctggagcgcaggcgatgaagacggcgccgggggcggcgaggtgggggcggcgcctctgccgggGAACGGAGGAGGCCCAGAGACTGACGCAGAATGCGACGtcagcggagaggaagggcgacgcgggaagaagcccgaaggcgtcgcgcgcgagggcgccccGGCGACAGGCGAGTCCGAGAGCTCGCGagcatctgcatgcgctgcggctcgctcctcactcccttcctcttctgcacCCACCTGCGAAcccggcggggcggcgacgggtgcagaggacggcgcgaggaggaggtcaggcgaggcgcgcgagccacCTCGGGAGTacgcgcagacgctggaACGCGAAAGCTGGAAAGAGTTTGTGCTCCACcgtctcctgcctcgcgtccgcggcatCCACTACGACTCCGCCGCCCATCAGTGGGTCGCACACtggcctgcgccggcctcgacTGTGCCCGGCTCGggccccgccggcgcgtcagGGGGTGTCTCGGGCGTGCCCGAGAGAGTTGTCTCCTCCGGGCCTGGGCGGCAGGAGACAAGGGACGGCAACACGCTGTCGCTCGCCTTTTCAGTGAAGCGCCTGGGGTTCGAAGGCGCATGGTTCAaagcctgcgaggcgcggcggaaggaggcTGAACGCATGCAGGACTTGGCTCTGGTTGCCGAAATTCGCACCGCGGAAACATCGGCGCCTTCCatcttcgccgcgctccagGACGAGCTGCCCTCGCTGCCATTCTCCTCGAGCGACCTCGCCAGCGTCTTCGCGGGCGTCCCCTCTGGGGGACTGaatggaggcgcagcgcggcacTCCAGCGAGCCCTGCGGCCTGCCGACACCCTTCGGCCTGCAGAAGAGGGGCGACGGGCGTGGCTGCGAAGAGAAACGGGAGCCGCACAGCCACTCCCGTCTGGCTGCGGACGACGCAGGGAACGACGGCGACCTTGTCGAGCCCCGGACCATTCGTGGCTTGCGCGCAGGTGCGACTGTGCTCAtgcaggacggcgaggctcTCACGCGAACGAAGGGAGACTCCTCCGTTTCCTTGAAGCAGAGCGACCagccctcgcgcgcagctgaggagacgctgcgaaCACGCCCAGAcgggctgctgccgctgcgagcAGCGTGGCCTGGCCACGGGGGACTGTCCCACGGGGCCTCCGACCTCAGGGCACACGGCAAGGGACTGCTGGAGATCGGCAGCGGACCGTACGGCGCCAGCGCTGCACCCGGggaagcgccggcgcagcagaacCCACACTCCCTTCTGCTTCCGTCGGCTATGTGCGGCTCCGGggcccgccgctgccttcagGCGGGACTCGATCGGCAATCTGGCGTTCCCAGCCCGTTCCACACGCACGGTGTCGGCGACCGGCCGCAGGGCGGACCGTGCCTGGGGCCGTGGGGAGGCAGGGgtggcgcgcccgcggtcgGGGTCTCGCTGGTGGGGCTCCGGTCGCTGATGCCGCCTcacgcgtctctcgcgccgggcgcgttgccggcggcggagggtcAGACGGGGAAGGCCCTGGCATCTGCAGGAGGCCTTCTTGTGCatggcgacgacggcgagaggcgcgggacTCTTTTAAGAGCGGGCATGCCTTCGCGCCACGCAGGGCTTACTGCCAGGGACGTGCTGCAAGCCTTTTCGGCAGACGGAGACTTTCCGGTGCTCCTCCGCAAGGCAGAGGACACGCAAGGCACGTTGGTAAACGGCTCCGCGCCAAGTGCTTCACGCAGCGCAACCGCCTTGTCTCCGGCTCCGCCGCCaagcggaggagggagggTGCGAGGAGGCCTGACGTGCGgtccgcgaggcggagggatACCGGCGCACCCCCAATgtgaggcgggcgcgtcaGGCACAGGCCCTGGAGACCGAAGACCGGGCGGAAACAGCTCCGCGGCTGTCGAGTCCGCGATGGAGCGAGAAGGACATTCTGCACGGTCTGAGCCGCTTCTGGCCtggagcgacgacgacgacggaccctcctctcgcgcccggacgcccgcgagcggTGGAGCCGCTGAGAGAGACCCGAGGCcctcggcgcagccgcacTCGCCGAGACACGTCGGAGAAGGTGCGGGGGGtcggggcgacgaggcaagtctcgcagccgccgcaggtgcGCAAGTGTTCATGCCGAGCCGCATGAACGGAACTGGGACAGGCGAAGGtgacgcgcaggcgtcgtcgtcgtcgctgcgcccgcctgtGTCTCCGTCCTCTTGGCTGGACTCCACCTGCGGCCTCCAGAGGCCGCTGCTTGCGCGACGCCTGGAGGAGGGGGGCCGactggaggcgagggcagcgaggacgcggagccgTTCGGTGCCGGGGGGGCTGACGACTAGGCGTgcgacgaggcgaccgcgcaTCACTTGCGCGAGCCGTGCTTCACCGCCGATCAGGAGAGAGCCAGACGCGAGTGAGGaaggggcgacgcgctggTGTCTCAGGCGACTTGCCCCTCCTGGGACGCGACTCCAAGCAGCGAAAGAGAGatga